The Candidatus Dormiibacterota bacterium genome includes a window with the following:
- a CDS encoding ABC transporter ATP-binding protein produces MRSFRRDDSVKRHRLAPGTVRRMAGFARPYRRMLAGFLALVVIDAAIGTANPLIFREIINGGIVHHNSRLVVGLALLVAGLALVDAGLSLAQRLVSSRVGEGLIFDLRSRVFGHVQRMPLAFFTRTQTGALVSRLNHDVLGAQQAFTDTLSSVVSNLITVTIVLITMLLLNWQITLVALSLLPVFVLPARWVGRRLQSITRESYGLNAQMNTTMTERFNVSGALLVKLFGRQDEERRGFEAKAARVRDIGITQAMYSRVFMTSLLLVASLATALVYGWGGLLSVNGALDVGTVVALTAYLNRLYGPLTALSNVNVDVMTALVSFERVFEVLDLPPMIDERPDAVAIPRGAGRIEFEHVNFAYPSAEEVSLASLESVAVLDQTPSTPVLFDVDFTVEPGQMVALVGPSGAGKTTISHLVPRLYDVRGGAVRLNGVDVRDATLESLGATVGVVTQDAHLFHETIRSNLLLARPEATDGELRDALRGAQILRFVDSLPAGLDTVVGDRGYRLSGGEKQRIAIARVLLKAPDIVVLDEATAHLDSESELAVQHALRTALAGRTSLVIAHRLSTVREADLILVIDGGRVVERGRHDDLIAAGGLYSELYRTQFSSQAAVA; encoded by the coding sequence ATGCGCTCGTTCCGACGCGACGACTCGGTGAAGCGGCACCGGCTGGCTCCCGGCACGGTGCGCCGCATGGCCGGCTTCGCCCGGCCCTACCGGCGGATGCTCGCCGGCTTCCTCGCGCTGGTGGTGATCGACGCCGCCATCGGCACCGCCAACCCGCTGATCTTCCGCGAGATCATCAACGGCGGCATCGTCCACCACAACTCCCGCCTGGTGGTGGGGCTGGCGCTGCTGGTGGCCGGCCTCGCCCTGGTCGACGCCGGCCTGTCGCTGGCCCAGCGGCTGGTGTCGTCCCGGGTCGGCGAGGGGCTGATCTTCGACCTCCGCTCCCGCGTGTTCGGTCACGTGCAGCGGATGCCGCTGGCCTTCTTCACCCGCACCCAGACCGGTGCCCTGGTGTCCCGCCTCAACCACGACGTGCTCGGCGCCCAGCAGGCCTTCACCGACACCCTCTCCAGCGTGGTCAGCAACCTGATCACCGTGACCATCGTGCTGATCACCATGCTGCTGCTCAACTGGCAGATCACCCTGGTGGCGCTCAGCCTGCTGCCGGTGTTCGTGCTCCCGGCGCGCTGGGTGGGCCGCCGCCTGCAGTCGATCACCCGCGAGAGCTACGGGCTCAACGCCCAGATGAACACCACCATGACCGAGCGCTTCAACGTCTCCGGCGCGCTCCTGGTCAAGCTCTTCGGCCGCCAGGACGAGGAGCGCCGCGGCTTCGAGGCGAAGGCGGCCCGGGTGCGTGACATCGGCATCACCCAGGCGATGTACAGCCGCGTGTTCATGACCTCGCTGCTGCTGGTCGCCTCGCTCGCCACCGCGCTGGTCTACGGCTGGGGCGGGCTGCTGTCCGTGAACGGCGCCCTCGACGTCGGCACCGTGGTGGCGCTCACCGCCTACCTCAACCGTCTCTACGGCCCGCTGACCGCGCTCTCCAACGTCAACGTCGACGTGATGACCGCGCTGGTCTCCTTCGAGCGCGTCTTCGAGGTGCTCGACCTACCGCCGATGATCGACGAGCGGCCGGACGCGGTGGCGATCCCCCGCGGCGCCGGGCGCATCGAGTTCGAGCACGTGAACTTCGCCTACCCGAGCGCCGAGGAGGTCTCGCTGGCCTCGCTGGAGTCGGTGGCGGTGCTCGACCAGACCCCCTCGACCCCGGTGCTCTTCGACGTCGACTTCACTGTCGAGCCCGGCCAGATGGTCGCCCTCGTCGGCCCCTCCGGGGCGGGCAAGACCACCATCAGCCACCTCGTGCCCCGGCTCTACGACGTGCGCGGCGGTGCCGTCCGCCTCAACGGCGTCGACGTCCGCGACGCCACCCTGGAGTCGCTCGGCGCCACCGTCGGGGTGGTGACCCAGGACGCCCATCTCTTCCACGAGACCATCCGTTCCAACCTCCTGCTCGCCCGGCCCGAGGCCACCGACGGGGAGCTGCGCGACGCTCTGCGCGGCGCCCAGATCCTGCGCTTCGTCGACTCCCTGCCCGCCGGCCTCGACACCGTGGTCGGCGACCGCGGCTACCGCCTCTCCGGCGGCGAGAAGCAGCGCATCGCGATCGCCCGGGTGCTGCTGAAGGCGCCCGACATCGTCGTCCTCGACGAGGCCACCGCCCACCTCGACTCCGAGTCCGAGCTGGCGGTGCAGCACGCGCTGCGCACCGCGCTGGCGGGACGCACCTCGCTGGTCATCGCCCACCGCCTCTCCACGGTGCGCGAGGCGGACCTGATCCTGGTGATCGACGGCGGCCGGGTGGTCGAGCGCGGGCGCCACGACGACCTGATCGCTGCGGGCGGCCTCTACTCCGAGCTCTACCGGACGCAGTTCTCGAGTCAGGCGGCGGTCGCCTAG
- a CDS encoding MarR family transcriptional regulator translates to MIPAPPAAAEARLAELLTRASRRFHRGVGARLAPLGLTWPQARVMRLIAEPGSSMRMADIAARLGVVPRSATSMVDVLEEGGLVTRHPDPQDRRSVLVSLSPEGRRLLDGLDEARRTTAEAMLERLTAADRGELVRLLEAVVEGDCDCGHGGGRR, encoded by the coding sequence GTGATCCCAGCCCCTCCCGCCGCCGCCGAGGCTCGCCTCGCCGAGCTGCTCACCCGCGCCTCCCGGCGATTCCACCGCGGCGTCGGCGCCCGGCTCGCGCCCCTCGGTCTCACCTGGCCTCAGGCGCGGGTGATGCGGCTGATCGCCGAGCCCGGCTCGAGCATGCGGATGGCCGACATCGCCGCCCGGCTCGGGGTGGTGCCCCGCTCCGCGACCTCGATGGTCGATGTCCTCGAGGAGGGCGGCCTGGTGACCCGGCATCCGGATCCCCAGGACCGGCGCTCGGTGCTGGTCAGCCTCAGCCCGGAGGGACGGCGGCTGCTCGACGGCCTCGACGAGGCCCGCCGCACCACCGCCGAGGCGATGCTCGAGAGGCTGACCGCCGCCGACCGCGGCGAGCTGGTGCGTCTGCTCGAGGCGGTGGTCGAGGGTGACTGCGACTGCGGGCACGGAGGGGGACGGCGATGA